Proteins from one methanogenic archaeon mixed culture ISO4-G1 genomic window:
- a CDS encoding MATE efflux family protein, whose protein sequence is MAAEDRVSLLLGNPRKAVIAMAIPLLLSLLVSQVNVIADRAWCAALGDDAMSAIAVVTPVYLTLVGLGSGIGVGASAVISRMIGAQDKDRASRTAAQSLLFGILFGAVMTPIMFFGQDGLLAILSKENILDICCTYMLPYSVCTVFIVMTGVIIGILNGQGATQYSMYLTVIQAVLNIVLDPLMIYVLGMGLVGAAVATTVATAASLLVGTLLIISKRTFLPMRRSSLVYDRGCMGMLLKAGVPQMLEYAVLYFMDAVLNMIVLLSVEGSHALTVYSVPDNLMMLIVIPALAIGSALIPVASSALGQKDPDRMRRSFRFSVKVGILTVVALAALIEMAPDLWLYIFSYSGEMLDNRPEMVAMLRVMCLYIGLFAFTPICSGYMQAMGHPNRSLIMALWRNAALITCYLIAIQQPELTAIGWALVCGHSIGAVSIVTVTLFTERQVSKRISA, encoded by the coding sequence ATGGCCGCCGAGGACAGGGTATCGTTGCTCCTGGGGAACCCCAGGAAAGCCGTCATAGCGATGGCGATACCGCTTCTGCTGTCCCTGCTGGTCTCCCAGGTCAACGTCATCGCAGACCGTGCATGGTGCGCCGCGTTGGGTGACGATGCGATGTCGGCCATAGCAGTGGTCACGCCGGTGTATCTCACGCTGGTCGGTCTCGGCAGCGGTATCGGGGTGGGAGCGTCAGCGGTCATCTCCAGGATGATCGGCGCCCAGGACAAGGACCGCGCCTCCAGGACGGCCGCACAGTCGCTTCTGTTCGGGATCCTGTTCGGAGCGGTGATGACCCCGATCATGTTCTTCGGTCAGGACGGATTGCTGGCCATACTCAGCAAGGAGAACATCCTGGACATCTGCTGCACATACATGCTTCCGTACAGCGTCTGCACCGTGTTCATAGTCATGACCGGTGTGATCATAGGCATACTCAACGGCCAGGGCGCGACCCAGTACTCGATGTACCTCACGGTCATCCAGGCAGTCCTGAACATCGTACTGGATCCTCTGATGATCTACGTCCTGGGCATGGGACTGGTCGGAGCGGCGGTGGCGACGACGGTGGCCACGGCGGCATCACTGCTTGTGGGGACCCTCCTGATCATAAGCAAGAGGACGTTCCTCCCGATGAGGCGTTCCTCCCTGGTCTACGACAGGGGATGCATGGGGATGCTCCTGAAGGCCGGGGTCCCGCAGATGCTGGAGTACGCCGTGCTCTACTTCATGGATGCTGTTCTGAACATGATCGTGCTGCTCTCGGTGGAAGGGTCCCACGCGCTCACCGTCTATTCCGTCCCGGACAACCTGATGATGCTGATAGTGATCCCGGCATTGGCCATTGGTTCTGCCCTAATTCCCGTGGCATCGTCCGCACTGGGTCAGAAGGACCCGGACCGTATGAGGAGGTCGTTCAGGTTCTCCGTCAAGGTCGGTATCCTGACAGTGGTCGCACTGGCAGCACTCATAGAAATGGCCCCGGATCTGTGGCTGTACATCTTCTCGTATTCGGGCGAGATGCTGGACAACAGGCCGGAGATGGTGGCCATGCTGAGGGTCATGTGCCTCTACATAGGACTGTTCGCGTTCACTCCGATCTGTTCCGGCTACATGCAGGCGATGGGACATCCGAACCGTTCTTTGATAATGGCGCTGTGGAGGAATGCGGCCCTGATAACATGTTATCTCATCGCCATCCAGCAGCCAGAGCTGACAGCCATTGGATGGGCATTGGTCTGTGGACACTCCATCGGAGCGGTGTCGATCGTTACGGTTACGTTGTTCACGGAACGCCAGGTCTCGAAGAGGATATCTGCGTGA
- a CDS encoding aspartate carbamoyltransferase regulatory subunit PyrI, with protein sequence MASEGPIKEVRLTPIRNGTVIDHIACGQALNVIKILGITENNIYSSISIGMHITSTTLGGWKDIVKIEDRELDSKTAEKIALVAPDATISIIRDFCVDRKYKVSISDCVVGLARCSNPNCITNKGEPVETKFRVVSRCPVQLKCCYCDRVLMNISDNLL encoded by the coding sequence ATGGCCTCGGAAGGTCCGATCAAGGAGGTCAGGCTGACCCCCATCAGGAACGGAACCGTCATCGACCACATCGCCTGCGGACAGGCCCTGAACGTCATCAAGATCCTCGGGATCACCGAGAACAACATCTACTCGTCCATCAGCATCGGGATGCACATCACCTCCACGACTCTGGGGGGATGGAAGGACATCGTCAAGATCGAGGACAGGGAGCTTGATTCCAAGACCGCCGAGAAGATCGCCCTGGTTGCGCCGGACGCCACGATCTCCATCATCAGGGACTTCTGCGTTGATAGGAAGTACAAGGTCTCCATCAGCGACTGCGTCGTCGGCCTGGCCAGATGCAGCAATCCAAACTGCATCACCAACAAGGGCGAACCCGTCGAGACCAAGTTCAGGGTCGTATCCAGATGTCCGGTCCAACTCAAGTGCTGCTACTGCGACAGGGTCCTGATGAACATCTCCGACAACCTGCTGTGA
- a CDS encoding Na+/H+ antiporter NhaC family → MELTKSHNQLLTLIVIGILVIVVAAIGFMTTEPSAGDESRFARTFWALVPAVVAIFLALVTKNVYMSLFVGILLAGVFMGDGNLENTFINIMDGSSSHDVITVDGDVVTIVDDTWGLLGGLDTGILLFLVALGIIGSLLLVGGGSRAYGEWALGHIKSRAGAQLMTAFLGMLIFVDDYFNCLTVGQVMRSVTDKFNISRAKLAYIIDSMAAPICIIAPVSSWAAAVTSYLEGVDGFSLFVQSIQYNFYALFTIAMVIAIAVLDLDFGPMKIHEENAKKGDLFTTPERPYANEREEVINTNGRVFDLLIPIFLFLVPICIITLIWTGGFFDASSDYYHDFIGAFSDASASTALAYGSLGALILTIIYMLTRKTVTFERTMECIPQGFRNMVPAITILILAWALTSITRYGLDAPGFVEDLVGSNAEGLMNLLPAVFMLLACFISFSTGTSWGTFGILLPIVYAVFADVNPGLMVVGISACLSGAVFGDHCSPISDTTIMSSAGAQCSHINHVTTQVPYAILVATVSFVFFLIAGFWQSWIVTILGIVAMILVLFGVKKMQDKGILLFKYDIE, encoded by the coding sequence ATGGAACTAACGAAATCACACAATCAGCTATTGACATTGATTGTCATAGGGATTCTGGTTATCGTTGTCGCCGCCATCGGGTTCATGACAACCGAACCCAGTGCCGGTGACGAGAGCAGGTTCGCAAGGACGTTCTGGGCATTGGTCCCGGCAGTCGTCGCGATCTTCCTGGCCTTGGTAACCAAGAATGTTTACATGTCCCTGTTCGTCGGAATACTCCTCGCAGGAGTGTTCATGGGTGACGGGAACCTCGAGAACACGTTCATCAACATCATGGACGGTTCCTCCTCGCACGACGTCATTACCGTCGACGGGGACGTTGTCACGATCGTCGATGACACCTGGGGATTGCTCGGCGGACTCGACACTGGTATCCTGCTGTTCCTCGTGGCGCTGGGAATAATCGGTTCCCTGCTCCTCGTGGGCGGAGGGAGCCGTGCGTACGGTGAATGGGCATTGGGCCACATCAAGTCCCGTGCGGGAGCCCAGCTCATGACCGCATTCCTCGGAATGCTGATCTTCGTTGACGACTACTTCAACTGTCTGACAGTCGGTCAGGTCATGAGGTCCGTCACCGACAAGTTCAACATCTCCCGTGCCAAGCTCGCGTACATCATCGACTCGATGGCCGCACCCATCTGTATCATCGCTCCGGTCAGCTCATGGGCCGCAGCGGTCACCTCGTATCTCGAGGGAGTGGATGGTTTCTCGCTGTTCGTCCAGTCGATCCAGTACAACTTCTATGCACTGTTCACCATCGCAATGGTCATCGCCATCGCAGTCCTCGATCTGGACTTCGGTCCGATGAAGATCCACGAGGAGAATGCGAAGAAGGGAGACCTGTTCACGACGCCCGAGAGGCCGTATGCGAACGAGAGGGAAGAGGTCATCAACACCAACGGAAGGGTGTTTGACCTCCTCATCCCCATATTCCTGTTCCTGGTCCCGATCTGTATCATCACCCTCATCTGGACCGGCGGATTCTTCGATGCGAGCAGCGACTACTACCACGACTTCATCGGAGCCTTCAGCGACGCCAGCGCATCCACCGCTCTCGCGTACGGTTCCCTCGGAGCCCTCATCCTGACCATCATCTACATGCTCACCCGCAAGACTGTTACGTTCGAGAGGACCATGGAATGCATCCCCCAGGGATTCCGTAACATGGTCCCCGCGATCACCATCCTGATCCTCGCGTGGGCACTGACAAGCATCACTAGGTACGGTCTCGACGCCCCCGGATTCGTGGAGGACCTCGTCGGCAGCAACGCGGAAGGACTGATGAACTTACTGCCGGCGGTGTTCATGCTCCTTGCATGTTTCATCTCCTTCTCGACCGGAACCTCATGGGGAACCTTCGGTATCCTCCTGCCCATCGTGTACGCGGTGTTCGCGGATGTCAACCCGGGACTCATGGTCGTCGGAATCAGCGCATGTCTGTCCGGAGCCGTGTTCGGAGACCACTGTTCTCCCATCTCGGATACCACCATCATGTCGTCCGCCGGAGCCCAGTGCAGTCACATCAACCACGTGACCACGCAGGTGCCCTATGCGATACTCGTCGCCACGGTATCGTTCGTGTTCTTCCTCATCGCCGGATTCTGGCAGAGCTGGATAGTCACGATCCTCGGTATCGTCGCCATGATCCTGGTTCTGTTCGGGGTCAAGAAGATGCAGGACAAGGGAATCCTCCTCTTCAAGTACGACATCGAGTGA
- a CDS encoding transposase, whose amino-acid sequence MTKTFNTERKDREEFMDATFKRFVRNKHVLSTLLKGYVREFRDSDIEEIIGCLDVDADTDIVKGRPTEFISDNVKKIVYDSIYDVRLPGKNEKVGIIINLEGQTKDQRNLFNRALYYGSALIVDQKGKIFSGKEFGKLKKVYSIWCILKPAKNKRNSIASYTFNGNYFPGYESEEAMENCDFLEIVMVGVGQFDETENRTDSNDATSRAMGLLDVFFDVKMTNQEKSDVMQTVYNIPYDDNLKRSLEDIETMIDDEEFKQAVFEEKMEIACEEAAAKAAAKAAAKAAAEATAEATAITSARILSSYMRKTGSSLEQAMDYLDIPEEHRESIAPLVKL is encoded by the coding sequence ATGACCAAAACTTTCAACACGGAAAGAAAGGACAGGGAAGAGTTCATGGATGCGACGTTCAAAAGATTCGTCCGCAACAAGCATGTGCTGTCCACGCTCCTGAAAGGTTATGTCAGGGAGTTCAGGGATTCCGACATCGAAGAGATCATAGGGTGCCTCGATGTGGACGCAGACACAGATATAGTCAAGGGAAGACCGACCGAATTCATCTCAGACAACGTGAAGAAGATTGTCTATGATTCGATCTATGATGTGAGACTTCCCGGAAAGAACGAGAAGGTCGGAATCATAATCAACCTCGAGGGACAGACCAAGGATCAAAGGAATCTGTTCAACAGGGCGCTGTATTACGGTTCCGCTCTGATCGTAGACCAGAAAGGGAAGATATTCAGCGGCAAGGAATTCGGAAAACTGAAGAAAGTTTACTCGATATGGTGTATCCTAAAGCCTGCCAAGAACAAACGGAACAGCATCGCTTCCTACACATTCAACGGGAATTACTTCCCAGGCTACGAATCTGAAGAGGCTATGGAAAACTGCGATTTTCTGGAGATAGTGATGGTCGGGGTCGGACAGTTCGATGAGACGGAGAACAGAACGGATTCGAACGATGCAACCTCCCGGGCCATGGGGCTTCTCGACGTGTTCTTCGATGTCAAGATGACCAATCAGGAGAAGAGTGACGTGATGCAGACAGTATATAATATCCCGTACGATGATAACTTGAAAAGAAGCTTGGAGGACATCGAAACCATGATTGATGACGAGGAATTCAAGCAGGCTGTCTTCGAGGAGAAGATGGAGATTGCCTGTGAAGAAGCGGCGGCAAAGGCTGCAGCAAAGGCGGCGGCAAAGGCTGCGGCGGAGGCCACAGCTGAAGCAACGGCAATTACAAGTGCTAGGATACTGTCCTCGTATATGAGAAAGACAGGCTCGTCCCTTGAACAGGCAATGGATTACTTGGATATTCCCGAGGAACACCGCGAATCCATCGCCCCCCTCGTCAAACTGTGA
- a CDS encoding ABC transporter ATP-binding/permease protein, protein MYVREGSGMKSILRFLKWSHWALIAVMAVFISLQVWLDLEIPGYMTRITILLNSGGTADEILAEGISMIGCSIGSVICSVAAGGFAAYVASEFAKILRRKQFTKVQSFSPEEMSRFDIYSLITRSTNDVTQVQLAVARTSQLVVKVPVMVYIALSKVATGSWEWTEVTAIGIIAIVIVQIFALGYVIPRYRRVQKFTDGMNRTVRESLSGVRVIRAFNADDYQNAKADKANDELTENNLFASRLLAFTRPFNGVVQNILTVAIYLLGAEIILASATYEDALTVFSNMIVFSSYVLYVVSSFILLAHVAMGLPRALVSARRINEVINTDIRVLNGDRKDSEDTDVCISFKDVSFAYPDSKGDTLTDITFDVRRGETVAIIGQTGSGKTSLINLIPRMFDATGGTVTIDGIDAKDYDLDFLRSKIGFATQKPVLFSGTAGFNIGYGCEDCTEDRLWESARVACIDTFLKSKDGMSTKIEQMGANLSGGQKQRLSIARAVCKKPEIYIFDDTFSALDFKTDVNVRRNLRKETSGSTIIIVSQRIGTIADADRIIVLSDGRIVGNGKHDELLRTCEIYREMAKIQGCMEVSS, encoded by the coding sequence ATGTACGTCCGCGAAGGCAGCGGCATGAAGTCCATTCTGAGATTCCTGAAGTGGAGCCATTGGGCATTGATAGCGGTCATGGCGGTATTCATATCGCTGCAGGTCTGGCTCGACCTGGAGATCCCTGGATACATGACCAGGATCACGATCCTCCTCAACAGCGGAGGTACGGCCGACGAGATCCTGGCCGAAGGCATATCGATGATCGGATGCTCAATCGGCAGTGTTATATGCTCGGTTGCCGCCGGAGGATTCGCCGCATATGTTGCCTCGGAGTTCGCGAAGATCCTGCGCAGGAAACAGTTCACCAAGGTCCAGTCGTTCTCTCCCGAGGAGATGAGCAGGTTCGACATTTACAGCCTCATCACCCGTTCTACCAATGACGTCACGCAGGTCCAGCTGGCCGTAGCAAGGACGTCGCAGCTGGTGGTGAAGGTCCCTGTCATGGTCTACATCGCCCTGAGCAAGGTCGCCACGGGCAGCTGGGAATGGACGGAAGTCACGGCGATCGGAATCATCGCCATAGTAATCGTCCAGATATTCGCACTGGGTTACGTGATCCCGCGCTACAGGAGGGTCCAGAAGTTCACCGACGGTATGAACCGTACGGTCAGGGAGAGCCTCTCTGGAGTGAGGGTCATCCGTGCCTTCAACGCCGACGACTATCAGAATGCCAAGGCCGACAAGGCCAACGACGAACTGACCGAGAACAACCTGTTCGCTTCCCGCCTTCTGGCTTTCACACGTCCGTTCAACGGTGTCGTCCAAAACATCCTGACGGTCGCCATATATCTCCTGGGAGCGGAGATCATACTCGCATCGGCGACCTACGAGGACGCCCTGACCGTGTTCTCGAACATGATCGTGTTCTCCTCGTACGTACTTTACGTCGTATCATCATTCATATTGTTGGCACATGTAGCCATGGGCCTCCCTCGCGCACTGGTGTCCGCACGCCGTATCAACGAAGTGATAAACACAGACATCAGGGTCCTGAACGGTGACAGGAAGGATTCCGAGGACACGGACGTCTGCATTTCGTTCAAGGACGTCTCGTTCGCATACCCCGACAGCAAGGGGGATACCCTTACGGACATCACATTCGACGTCCGCCGCGGGGAGACCGTCGCGATTATCGGGCAGACCGGATCCGGGAAGACCTCGCTCATCAACCTGATCCCCCGCATGTTCGATGCCACGGGCGGCACCGTGACCATCGACGGGATCGATGCTAAGGACTACGATCTTGACTTCCTCCGTTCGAAGATAGGCTTCGCAACCCAGAAACCAGTCCTGTTCTCCGGTACGGCCGGATTCAACATCGGATACGGATGCGAGGACTGCACTGAGGACAGACTGTGGGAGTCTGCACGCGTCGCCTGCATCGATACCTTCCTCAAGAGCAAGGACGGCATGTCCACCAAGATAGAGCAGATGGGCGCCAACCTCTCCGGGGGACAGAAACAGCGTCTGTCCATTGCGCGTGCCGTGTGCAAGAAGCCGGAGATCTACATCTTCGACGACACGTTCTCCGCATTGGACTTCAAGACCGACGTGAATGTACGCAGGAATCTCAGGAAGGAGACCTCGGGTTCCACCATCATAATCGTATCCCAGAGAATAGGCACGATAGCCGATGCCGACAGGATAATCGTCCTCTCTGACGGGAGGATCGTCGGCAACGGCAAGCACGACGAGCTCCTCAGGACGTGCGAGATCTACAGGGAGATGGCCAAGATCCAGGGCTGCATGGAGGTGTCGTCATGA
- a CDS encoding threonyl-tRNA synthetase ThrS codes for MLSHSGINIKAVTHTRLYKINPSRRTYVDGSKVIEMKALYSDGSVQECEDELKTIRHTASHVMAQAVQRLYPGTKLAIGPAIDDGFYYDFDKEGGFAPEDLEKIEAEMKKIVKENLKLETYTLSRQEAIEYLKSRGEIYKVQLVVDLPQDARISFYKQGEFVDLCAGPHALYTKAVKAFKLTSIAGAYWRGDEKNKMLTRIYGTAWESKESLEKYLTMLEEAKKRDHRKLGKELGLFAIMDEGQGFPFYLPKGMILRNSLIEYWRELHIREGYHEISTPLILSQELWLRSGHWDHYKENMYTTVIDDQIHCIKPMNCSGGILVYKNENHSYKELPLRLAELGTVHRHERSGTLHGLFRVRCFTQDDAHIFMTPEQIPQEIAGVVRLVDEVYSKFGFNYHIELSTRPEDSMGTDEEWEMATNGLREALDSLGREYAVNEGDGAFYGPKIDFHVEDSLGRTWQCGTIQLDFQLPQRFDINYIGADGEKHRPIMIHRVIYGSIDRFMGILIEHYGGKFPTWLAPVQVRVLSVSEKSFDYAEKVADKLKAAGIRVKLDNRGEKIGYKIREAQLQKVPYMLVLGENEVQDGTIVTVRKRDGGDQGAVKLDDFIADVRKEIDERI; via the coding sequence GTGCTGTCCCATTCTGGGATAAATATAAAAGCGGTAACGCATACCCGCCTTTACAAAATTAATCCCAGCCGGCGAACGTATGTCGACGGGTCGAAAGTGATTGAAATGAAGGCTTTGTACAGCGACGGAAGCGTCCAGGAGTGCGAAGATGAGCTCAAGACCATCAGGCACACCGCTTCCCACGTTATGGCGCAGGCGGTCCAGAGGCTCTACCCCGGGACCAAGCTTGCAATTGGACCAGCGATCGATGACGGATTCTACTACGATTTCGACAAGGAGGGCGGATTCGCCCCCGAGGACCTCGAGAAGATCGAGGCCGAGATGAAGAAGATCGTGAAGGAGAACCTCAAGCTCGAGACCTACACGCTGTCCAGACAGGAGGCTATCGAATACCTGAAATCCAGGGGAGAGATCTACAAGGTCCAGCTCGTAGTGGACCTTCCCCAGGACGCAAGGATCAGCTTCTACAAGCAGGGCGAGTTCGTGGACCTCTGCGCAGGACCCCACGCCCTTTACACGAAGGCAGTGAAGGCCTTCAAGCTCACGTCCATCGCGGGTGCCTACTGGAGGGGTGACGAGAAGAACAAGATGCTCACCCGTATCTACGGTACCGCATGGGAGTCCAAGGAATCCCTCGAGAAGTACCTCACCATGCTGGAGGAGGCCAAGAAGAGGGACCACAGGAAACTCGGTAAGGAGCTCGGTCTCTTCGCCATCATGGACGAGGGACAGGGATTCCCGTTCTACCTCCCCAAGGGAATGATCCTCAGGAACTCTCTGATAGAGTACTGGAGGGAGCTCCACATCAGGGAGGGATACCATGAGATCTCCACCCCTCTGATCCTCAGCCAGGAACTCTGGCTCAGGTCGGGTCACTGGGACCACTACAAGGAGAACATGTACACCACGGTCATCGATGACCAGATACACTGCATCAAGCCCATGAACTGTTCCGGAGGCATCCTCGTCTACAAGAACGAGAACCACTCATACAAGGAGCTGCCTCTCAGACTCGCAGAGCTCGGTACCGTCCACAGGCACGAGAGGTCCGGAACCCTGCACGGTCTGTTCAGGGTCAGATGCTTCACCCAGGACGATGCCCACATCTTCATGACCCCAGAGCAGATCCCCCAGGAGATCGCGGGAGTCGTCAGGCTAGTCGACGAGGTCTATTCCAAATTCGGATTCAACTACCACATCGAACTCTCCACCAGGCCCGAGGACTCAATGGGTACCGACGAGGAGTGGGAGATGGCGACCAACGGTCTCAGGGAAGCTCTCGACAGCCTCGGACGCGAGTACGCGGTCAACGAGGGAGACGGAGCGTTCTACGGACCCAAGATCGACTTCCACGTGGAGGATTCGCTGGGAAGGACCTGGCAGTGCGGAACCATCCAGCTGGATTTCCAGCTCCCCCAGAGGTTCGACATCAACTACATCGGTGCCGACGGAGAGAAGCACAGGCCGATCATGATCCACCGTGTCATCTACGGATCCATCGACAGATTCATGGGAATCCTCATCGAGCACTACGGAGGAAAGTTCCCCACCTGGCTCGCGCCCGTTCAGGTCAGGGTCTTGTCCGTCTCGGAGAAGTCCTTCGACTACGCTGAGAAGGTCGCCGACAAGCTGAAGGCAGCCGGTATCAGGGTCAAGCTGGACAACAGGGGCGAGAAGATCGGATACAAGATCCGTGAGGCACAGCTCCAGAAGGTCCCCTACATGCTCGTCCTCGGAGAGAACGAGGTCCAGGACGGGACCATCGTCACCGTCAGGAAGAGGGACGGCGGCGACCAGGGTGCCGTCAAGCTCGATGACTTCATCGCCGATGTCAGGAAAGAGATCGACGAGAGGATCTGA
- a CDS encoding dephospho-CoA kinase CoaE, translating into MKILLITGMPGAGKEELLNVARSMDIPFLRMGDIVREFHATSGAAEKGLSVGQVANGERELHGKDIWAKRAIERMSGDLFLVDGCRSLDEVNSYKGLSDNVYIIGIHAPRMTRYERLVKRGRDDAPKDIAEFDERDNRELGWGLGNVIALSDIMIINDSDLDSFKAKVRKELEALR; encoded by the coding sequence ATGAAGATACTTCTCATCACAGGGATGCCGGGCGCCGGTAAGGAAGAGCTGCTGAACGTTGCACGCTCCATGGACATCCCGTTCCTGAGGATGGGCGACATCGTCAGGGAGTTCCACGCCACATCAGGAGCGGCCGAGAAGGGCCTCTCCGTAGGGCAGGTGGCCAACGGCGAGAGGGAACTGCACGGCAAGGACATCTGGGCCAAGAGGGCCATCGAGAGGATGTCCGGGGACCTGTTCCTGGTGGACGGATGCAGGAGCCTGGACGAGGTGAATTCGTACAAGGGCCTCAGCGACAACGTCTACATCATCGGCATCCACGCGCCCCGCATGACCCGCTACGAGAGGCTCGTGAAAAGGGGACGCGACGACGCACCCAAGGACATCGCCGAATTCGACGAGCGCGACAACCGCGAGCTCGGATGGGGCCTGGGGAATGTCATCGCGCTTTCCGACATAATGATCATCAACGACTCCGACCTGGATTCCTTCAAGGCGAAGGTCAGAAAGGAGTTGGAGGCCCTCAGATGA
- a CDS encoding aspartate carbamoyltransferase PyrB — MDLLNRDIVSITDFSKDDIEGILDLAEEMVPYAKGEKTKRTLDGKILGNLFFEPSTRTKLSFESAAYRLGCEVIDVSETSMTSMAKGETLADTIKIVDAYCDATVLRHPFEGAARLAAEFSDHPVINAGDGAGSHPTQTLLDLFTMRRAKGALENLNIVLVGDLKYGRTVHSLAQALTRFGMNITLVAPESLRMPQDIIDHLESNGCHPRTMTFLEDAIPDADILYVTRIQRERFPDPSEYEKVAGTYRIDNALLENAKDDMIVMHPLPRVSEIAPEVDKSKHAMYFQQAANGVPVRMALLNAIMGGEL; from the coding sequence ATGGACCTACTCAACAGGGATATCGTCTCGATCACGGACTTTTCCAAGGACGATATCGAAGGGATCCTGGACCTGGCGGAGGAGATGGTTCCTTACGCCAAAGGCGAGAAGACCAAGCGCACTCTGGACGGAAAGATCCTCGGCAACCTGTTCTTCGAGCCCTCTACGCGCACAAAGCTGTCCTTCGAGAGCGCGGCATACAGGCTGGGATGCGAAGTGATAGATGTGTCCGAAACGTCCATGACATCTATGGCCAAGGGGGAGACCCTGGCGGACACCATCAAGATCGTCGACGCATACTGCGACGCGACCGTCCTGAGGCATCCCTTCGAGGGGGCGGCCAGGCTCGCGGCGGAGTTCTCCGACCACCCGGTCATCAACGCCGGGGACGGTGCCGGATCGCACCCCACGCAGACACTGCTGGACCTCTTCACGATGAGAAGGGCCAAAGGAGCGCTCGAGAACCTCAACATAGTGCTGGTCGGGGACCTGAAGTACGGAAGGACCGTCCACTCCCTGGCGCAGGCCCTCACGAGGTTCGGCATGAACATCACCCTGGTGGCGCCCGAGAGCCTCAGGATGCCGCAGGACATCATAGACCACCTTGAATCCAACGGATGCCATCCCAGGACGATGACCTTCCTCGAGGATGCGATCCCCGACGCGGACATCCTCTACGTCACACGCATACAGAGGGAGAGGTTCCCGGACCCGTCGGAGTACGAGAAGGTCGCAGGGACATACAGGATCGACAACGCGCTCCTGGAGAACGCCAAGGATGACATGATCGTCATGCACCCCCTCCCCAGGGTCAGCGAGATCGCCCCCGAGGTTGACAAGAGCAAGCACGCGATGTACTTCCAGCAGGCCGCCAACGGTGTGCCGGTGAGGATGGCCCTGCTCAACGCGATAATGGGAGGCGAGCTCTGA